A genomic region of Candidatus Micrarchaeia archaeon contains the following coding sequences:
- a CDS encoding PadR family transcriptional regulator: MLSSFLTSEKNIKKIIKKKFSIFILWMLKEKSDTGYELIKRLHKENIKITYSQLYPLLNSLHKKGYIKKIEDKKNKRKKYVYKITKEGEECFRNVRKLITPTLEKYMLFLLKAK; this comes from the coding sequence ATGCTGTCAAGTTTTTTAACCTCAGAGAAAAATATCAAAAAAATAATAAAAAAGAAATTTTCTATATTTATCCTGTGGATGTTAAAAGAAAAATCAGATACTGGATATGAATTAATAAAAAGACTACACAAAGAAAACATAAAAATTACTTATTCTCAATTATATCCTTTATTAAATTCTTTACATAAAAAAGGATATATCAAAAAAATTGAAGATAAAAAAAATAAAAGGAAAAAATATGTATATAAAATAACAAAAGAAGGAGAAGAATGTTTTAGGAATGTAAGAAAATTAATTACCCCAACATTAGAAAAATATATGTTATTTTTATTAAAGGCGAAGT